The genomic segment ACCTGCCGGAGGCCCCCCGTGAACCTTGATCAGATCCTCTTCCGGAGGCTCGCCCTCGTCCTCGGAGCGGGAACCGCCGTCGTGGCCCTCAACGTGGGGCTTTACGCGTTCGGCGTCTCCAAACTCGACGCCCACACGAAGGCCATGAAGGAGACCGTGGAGGCCAACCGGAAAGCCCTCCGGGAGATGGAGGCCGAACACAAGAAGCTCAGCGAGGCCGCCGAACGGCTTGTCGTCAACCGCAAGGTCATGGAGGAACTCCGGGACAAGGTGCTCCTCACCCAGGAGCAGCGACTCGTGGCCGTCCAGACCGAGATTCAGCGGCTGGTCGAGGCCAATGGGCTGGACCTCCAGAACGTGGGGTACTCCTACGAACTCCTTCCGAGGCCCCCCCTTGGGCCCTGGGCCAACCGCTACCTCCGCCTGACCGTGCAACTCCCCCTG from the Acidobacteriota bacterium genome contains:
- a CDS encoding GspMb/PilO family protein; the protein is MNLDQILFRRLALVLGAGTAVVALNVGLYAFGVSKLDAHTKAMKETVEANRKALREMEAEHKKLSEAAERLVVNRKVMEELRDKVLLTQEQRLVAVQTEIQRLVEANGLDLQNVGYSYELLPRPPLGPWANRYLRLTVQLPLGGTYPAVKAFIRDLLASPQFLSVDELALSGGTQTGVLLRMNLQVSTAFVASEETAPEEAP